One stretch of Candidatus Saccharibacteria bacterium oral taxon 488 DNA includes these proteins:
- a CDS encoding DUF4367 domain-containing protein, translating to MNKQIIHKTVHKTAGQKSTTLSRRHVAAPSHAKRRLASRLDITRNTSVPMSVHVNKFAPSMPSVQPQPTRRDRPAEPHPTMVRAQARAAQQPHRTTRTATRRSPATPHHHSTRIVKPNQAPAKQHPVALAPKPAAVLKNEAITEALQRATVPQKAPRRAKKPKSRMGRWLQVASVGLAIMLIGGYFTYLGMPNISTRIAAIQSGINAKYPGYRPSGYALSGPITFKSGEVRMKFAYADGGQSYTITQQKSSLNSAALKETLTADGGEVQTTTAGGLTIYSTDRTASWINGGVLYQITLGGALSSEQVTKIATSL from the coding sequence ATGAACAAACAAATCATCCATAAAACCGTCCACAAAACTGCCGGCCAAAAATCAACGACACTCAGTCGCCGCCATGTCGCCGCGCCGTCACATGCCAAGCGTCGCCTGGCCAGTCGCCTCGACATCACGCGCAACACCTCCGTCCCGATGAGTGTTCATGTCAATAAATTTGCGCCGAGCATGCCGAGTGTCCAGCCGCAGCCAACCAGGCGTGACCGTCCTGCCGAACCGCACCCGACCATGGTGCGCGCTCAAGCTCGTGCTGCCCAACAGCCTCATCGGACCACCCGAACTGCAACTCGCCGCAGTCCAGCCACGCCGCATCATCACTCAACTCGTATCGTTAAACCAAACCAAGCTCCAGCCAAGCAGCATCCAGTGGCCCTCGCGCCCAAGCCAGCCGCTGTTCTCAAAAACGAAGCCATCACCGAAGCCCTGCAGCGCGCCACTGTCCCGCAAAAAGCGCCGCGCCGCGCCAAAAAACCAAAGAGTCGCATGGGTCGCTGGCTGCAAGTCGCCTCCGTCGGCCTGGCCATCATGCTGATCGGTGGCTATTTCACCTACCTCGGTATGCCCAATATCTCCACCCGCATCGCCGCTATCCAATCTGGTATCAACGCCAAATACCCCGGCTACCGCCCAAGTGGCTATGCGCTGAGTGGCCCAATTACCTTCAAGAGCGGGGAAGTCCGCATGAAATTTGCCTACGCTGACGGCGGCCAATCCTACACCATCACCCAGCAAAAAAGCTCACTCAACTCCGCCGCCCTCAAAGAGACCCTGACCGCCGACGGCGGTGAGGTCCAAACCACCACCGCTGGCGGTCTGACTATTTACAGCACCGACCGGACGGCCAGCTGGATCAATGGCGGCGTCCTCTACCAAATCACCCTCGGCGGGGCATTGTCAAGCGAGCAAGTCACCAAAATCGCCACTAGTTTATAA
- a CDS encoding PEGA domain-containing protein → MYRKQKRGLELARRTLIYTIMVLTVCILAFILIFHTLGYQLNLKTQTVEQRALVQYDSRPQGARVFVDGMELGKTHIKGMLPEGQHQFSMRLDGYDEWRKVVEVKAGTLTWLSYARLVPSERVVSSVKEFSSLASVRFSPNWRFMLGVMQATDAPKIVWGDLRDSDKPKFNEVTLDTSVVAGYGGQATAHTFKIVEWDSGNRYAILKHTYAVEGQGEKVQWLKVDRENKTVVDIAKVIGLELKDVRFLGESGNELYILQSSGELRRADLNAATISAPLISHVQSFSVYGADYITYVGTNGTSKLQLAGIWRKDWTEPVVVRRQTEAEASTPLMIKFSRYDNKDVLVVGVGSAVTLHMGAALDGSSSSASKLLGRVKSIAAGKPLTELDLSGTGRFVLMRTTAGFMSYDIERQSMSHDTALPTGTVLDWLDDYHVWSVEGGKLVMREFDGANQSTMLEASEGFDASLSHDGDWLYAFRRADNGTVTMSRLRMTIKR, encoded by the coding sequence ATGTATCGAAAACAAAAGCGTGGTCTAGAACTTGCTCGCAGGACACTGATTTATACCATTATGGTGCTGACGGTGTGTATATTGGCGTTCATTTTGATTTTTCATACGCTTGGCTATCAGCTGAATCTTAAGACGCAGACGGTTGAGCAGCGGGCGCTGGTGCAGTATGATTCGCGGCCGCAAGGCGCACGGGTGTTTGTCGATGGCATGGAGCTCGGCAAGACACATATCAAGGGCATGCTTCCTGAGGGGCAGCATCAATTTTCCATGCGCCTGGATGGCTATGACGAGTGGCGCAAGGTCGTCGAGGTTAAGGCCGGGACACTGACCTGGCTATCATATGCGCGGCTGGTGCCGAGTGAGCGGGTGGTGAGTTCGGTCAAGGAATTTTCGTCGCTGGCCTCGGTGCGATTTTCGCCAAATTGGCGGTTCATGTTGGGCGTGATGCAAGCGACCGATGCGCCGAAGATCGTCTGGGGCGATTTGCGCGATTCGGATAAGCCAAAGTTTAATGAGGTGACATTGGATACGTCGGTGGTGGCGGGTTACGGCGGCCAGGCGACGGCGCACACGTTTAAGATTGTTGAGTGGGATTCGGGTAATCGCTACGCCATTCTCAAACACACCTACGCGGTCGAAGGCCAAGGTGAAAAAGTCCAGTGGCTGAAAGTCGACCGCGAGAATAAGACAGTGGTTGACATCGCGAAAGTGATCGGGCTGGAACTAAAAGATGTGCGCTTCCTCGGTGAGAGCGGCAACGAACTATACATACTACAGTCGAGCGGCGAACTGCGGCGAGCGGACTTAAACGCAGCGACGATTTCTGCGCCGCTGATCAGTCATGTGCAATCGTTCTCGGTGTATGGTGCGGATTATATCACCTACGTCGGGACAAATGGTACGAGCAAGTTGCAGCTGGCGGGAATTTGGCGCAAGGACTGGACTGAGCCAGTGGTCGTGCGGCGACAGACTGAGGCGGAGGCCTCGACGCCGTTGATGATCAAGTTTTCGCGCTATGATAATAAAGACGTGCTGGTGGTTGGCGTCGGCTCGGCGGTGACGCTGCACATGGGTGCGGCGCTAGACGGGTCGAGCTCGTCGGCGTCAAAATTACTTGGTCGCGTCAAGTCGATCGCTGCCGGTAAACCACTGACCGAGCTGGATCTGAGCGGTACTGGGCGGTTCGTCTTGATGCGAACGACGGCTGGCTTTATGAGTTATGATATTGAGCGGCAATCGATGTCGCATGATACGGCGCTGCCGACGGGAACGGTGCTTGACTGGCTGGATGATTATCACGTGTGGAGTGTTGAGGGCGGCAAGCTGGTGATGCGCGAGTTCGACGGCGCTAATCAATCGACGATGCTGGAGGCCAGCGAAGGGTTTGATGCGTCACTGTCGCACGACGGCGACTGGCTGTATGCTTTCCGCCGAGCTGATAACGGCACGGTGACGATGTCACGGCTACGGATGACGATCAAGCGCTAA